In one window of Tellurirhabdus rosea DNA:
- a CDS encoding spore photoproduct lyase family protein, which yields MTDTRIISEVMPVQQPLLRPAKLWLPKRVVFTPDALDEPFGQQIYERVSALNLPIEVSKNNRITGLRGADERETYRIAKNTLAVVNAPPSAFRLQPIPPSADWQMNLAEGCPAHCQYCYLAGSLAGPPVIRAYANLPKMLANTASYEQPGRQTTFEVSCYTDVIGIEHLTGSLAECIRYFGTRDEAQLRFVTKYNQVESLLDLPHNGQTRARVSLNAESVARRLEGGTASVEARLQAIRQLALPKELGGGGYPVGLVIAPIMPIPNWREEYTRLLDRLAEALDFECDMNAEFISHRFTPGSKDVLMQWYPNTTLEMEEATRAEKRNKFGGRKYVYRPDDMQTLKKFFYEEWRKRFPSAPILYWT from the coding sequence ATGACAGATACACGCATCATAAGCGAAGTTATGCCGGTACAGCAGCCGTTGCTGCGGCCGGCGAAGTTGTGGCTGCCCAAACGGGTTGTTTTCACGCCCGATGCTCTCGACGAACCGTTCGGACAGCAGATCTACGAGCGCGTGAGTGCCTTGAACCTGCCCATTGAGGTCAGCAAAAACAACCGCATTACCGGCCTGCGCGGGGCCGACGAACGGGAGACCTACCGGATTGCGAAGAACACACTGGCGGTCGTCAACGCCCCGCCGAGTGCCTTCCGGCTGCAGCCCATTCCGCCTTCGGCCGACTGGCAGATGAACCTGGCGGAAGGCTGTCCGGCGCACTGCCAGTACTGCTACCTCGCGGGTAGTCTGGCGGGTCCTCCGGTGATCCGGGCGTATGCTAACCTGCCGAAGATGCTCGCCAACACGGCCAGCTACGAGCAGCCGGGCCGACAGACCACCTTCGAAGTCAGCTGTTACACCGACGTTATCGGCATCGAGCACCTGACCGGCTCGCTGGCCGAGTGCATCCGGTACTTTGGCACCCGCGACGAAGCCCAGCTTCGGTTCGTGACCAAATACAATCAGGTCGAATCGCTGCTCGATCTGCCCCATAACGGCCAGACCCGCGCCCGCGTCAGCCTGAACGCCGAGTCGGTGGCGCGGCGGCTGGAGGGCGGGACGGCCTCAGTGGAAGCCCGTTTGCAGGCCATTCGGCAGTTGGCCCTGCCGAAAGAGCTGGGTGGAGGCGGTTACCCCGTCGGGCTGGTCATCGCGCCGATCATGCCTATTCCGAACTGGCGGGAAGAGTACACCCGCCTGCTCGACCGTCTGGCCGAAGCGCTTGACTTTGAGTGTGATATGAATGCGGAGTTTATCAGCCACCGTTTCACGCCCGGTTCGAAGGACGTGCTCATGCAGTGGTATCCGAATACGACCCTGGAGATGGAGGAAGCCACGCGGGCCGAGAAGCGCAACAAGTTCGGCGGCCGGAAGTACGTGTACCGCCCCGACGATATGCAGACGCTGAAGAAGTTTTTTTACGAAGAATGGCGCAAACGGTTTCCGTCCGCGCCTATTCTGTACTGGACTTAA
- a CDS encoding SDR family oxidoreductase: MPIRVLITGSTGNVGLETLQALNRLPQRKDLFLIAATQQPERDRPLLAPLTDDLIRFDFTNPASTQRALEGVEKVLLIRPPQLADVKKFFDPLVRQMQQAGVRQVVFLSLQGVESNAYTPHHKIELILRESGMAYTFLRPSFFMQNLSTTHRKEIQERNEIFVPAGNGRTAFIDVRDIAEVAALALATDDHLNQAYELTGSEALTYYEIADMLTAVLGRKITYKDPSILRFLWRKRIQEGVPLSFVMVMIALYTVSKAGKADTLTDVLPGLLGRPPILFRQFAEDMKKVWDR; this comes from the coding sequence ATGCCTATACGCGTCTTGATTACCGGGTCAACCGGAAACGTCGGACTGGAAACCCTCCAGGCCCTCAACCGCCTTCCGCAACGGAAAGACCTCTTCCTGATTGCCGCCACCCAGCAGCCCGAACGTGACCGTCCGCTACTGGCACCGCTGACCGACGACCTGATCCGCTTTGATTTTACCAATCCTGCCTCTACCCAACGGGCGTTGGAAGGCGTCGAAAAAGTGCTGTTAATCCGCCCACCCCAGCTGGCTGATGTCAAAAAATTCTTCGACCCGCTTGTCCGGCAAATGCAGCAGGCGGGCGTCAGGCAGGTCGTGTTTCTGTCGCTTCAGGGTGTTGAAAGTAATGCCTATACGCCGCACCACAAAATAGAACTTATCTTACGGGAATCGGGCATGGCCTATACCTTTCTGCGGCCGAGCTTCTTCATGCAGAATCTGAGCACAACGCACCGGAAGGAGATTCAGGAGCGGAACGAAATCTTCGTTCCGGCGGGCAACGGCCGGACGGCCTTCATCGACGTGCGGGACATTGCCGAAGTCGCCGCCCTGGCGCTCGCCACCGACGACCACCTCAACCAGGCCTACGAACTCACCGGCTCCGAAGCCCTCACCTACTACGAAATTGCCGATATGCTGACCGCCGTTCTGGGCCGGAAGATTACCTACAAAGACCCGTCCATCCTCCGTTTTCTCTGGCGGAAACGCATTCAGGAAGGGGTTCCGCTGAGTTTTGTGATGGTTATGATTGCCCTTTACACCGTCTCGAAAGCGGGCAAGGCCGATACCCTGACGGACGTGCTGCCCGGCCTGCTTGGCCGCCCGCCGATTCTTTTCCGGCAATTCGCCGAAGATATGAAAAAGGTTTGGGATCGATAA
- a CDS encoding sugar transferase translates to MLPIIALIDDNEMILRFVQRCLADSYRTRTFATPAEALIALESGWYPDLIISDLSMPGLDGFALLERLKNDYCLSDIPVMILSGQENADVREDCLRAGACDFLPKPFLPEDLKERIARQLDRPAAHAVGLPFKVRRNARGVKRVVDIAVSSLLLLLLLPLLLLVALLIRLDSKGPVIYRSRRVGAGYRVFSLYKFRTMRHGADAQLAQLQHLNLYGETAQTSADEAIFLKLKDDPRITRLGRFLRNTSIDELPQLVNIFKGDMSLVGNRPLPTYEAEKLTTDGSAARFMAPAGLTGLWQVTRRGRGDLSARERIELDNLYATRHSFWLDLKLMFKTLPALFQSETM, encoded by the coding sequence ATGCTACCGATCATTGCCCTGATTGACGATAACGAAATGATTCTCCGGTTTGTGCAGCGTTGCCTGGCCGATTCGTACCGGACGCGGACGTTTGCTACGCCCGCCGAAGCCCTCATTGCCCTGGAGTCCGGCTGGTATCCGGATCTGATTATAAGCGACCTGTCCATGCCGGGTCTGGACGGATTTGCCCTGCTGGAGCGACTCAAAAACGACTACTGTCTGTCTGATATTCCGGTCATGATTCTTTCCGGTCAGGAAAATGCCGACGTGCGGGAGGATTGTCTGAGGGCGGGGGCCTGCGATTTTCTGCCGAAGCCTTTTCTGCCCGAAGACCTGAAAGAGCGCATTGCCCGGCAACTCGACCGGCCCGCCGCCCACGCCGTTGGCCTGCCGTTCAAGGTGCGCCGGAACGCCCGGGGCGTGAAACGAGTGGTGGATATTGCGGTGTCGTCGCTTCTGCTTTTGCTTTTGCTGCCCCTGCTGCTGCTGGTTGCCCTGCTGATTCGCCTTGACTCCAAAGGGCCGGTTATCTACCGTTCGCGGCGGGTAGGAGCGGGCTATCGGGTTTTCAGCCTGTATAAATTCCGGACGATGCGGCACGGGGCGGATGCTCAGCTGGCCCAGTTGCAGCACCTGAACCTCTACGGCGAAACGGCCCAGACCTCCGCCGACGAGGCGATTTTTCTCAAATTAAAAGACGACCCGCGCATCACCCGGCTGGGGCGGTTCCTGCGCAACACCAGTATCGACGAACTGCCGCAGCTGGTCAATATTTTCAAAGGCGATATGTCGCTGGTTGGCAACCGGCCCCTGCCCACCTACGAAGCCGAAAAGCTGACCACCGACGGCAGCGCCGCCCGTTTTATGGCTCCGGCGGGCCTGACGGGCCTCTGGCAGGTGACCCGGCGCGGGCGCGGCGACCTCTCCGCCCGGGAGCGCATCGAACTCGACAACCTCTACGCCACTCGCCACTCGTTCTGGCTGGACCTGAAACTGATGTTCAAAACCCTTCCGGCCCTGTTTCAGTCCGAAACGATGTAG
- a CDS encoding DUF6069 family protein: protein MATLTTSIPLSRVLAAAAKAGLIAFVVNTVIYYVAYSQGWWQFVPTPDGRTLDLQKVVTMSVLPALVAGLVFFALLRIARQPVRVFYVIAALVFVAMFFGPFSLSGIRTGMIMLLQLMHLVVTALVVRFLVRTVQ from the coding sequence ATGGCAACGTTAACCACCTCCATTCCCTTAAGCCGCGTGCTGGCGGCGGCCGCCAAAGCCGGTCTGATCGCTTTTGTGGTGAACACCGTGATCTATTACGTCGCCTACTCGCAGGGCTGGTGGCAGTTTGTCCCCACGCCCGACGGCCGGACGCTCGATTTGCAGAAAGTCGTGACCATGTCGGTGCTGCCGGCTTTGGTAGCGGGTCTGGTATTCTTTGCGCTTCTTCGGATCGCCCGGCAGCCCGTTCGGGTCTTTTACGTCATTGCGGCGCTGGTGTTTGTCGCCATGTTTTTCGGGCCGTTCAGCTTAAGCGGCATCCGCACGGGCATGATTATGCTACTGCAACTGATGCACCTGGTCGTGACGGCCCTCGTCGTGCGCTTCCTTGTGCGCACGGTGCAGTAA
- a CDS encoding M13 family metallopeptidase has protein sequence MQKTQWLLAAGLLTLSLAACQDKKEPTRTTFFDKSGMDTTVAPGDDFFTYANGGWVKNTPIPGDQSGWGSFYQLYEENQKKTKSILEKAAADKAEAGSVAQKVGDFYASGMDTLTIEKLGYQPLKPELAKIAALRDYRQVLNYLAASETNRGGALFGMYIGPDDRRSSLNRINFTQAGLSLPERDYYFKNDEETKKVRTAFVAYITKLFTLTGVDSVTARKKADGILAFETALAQSHKPAADLRDPIQNYNKFTVADLNKQTPNIDWKTFLNTMTVGTDTVLVAQPAYYQALSRLLTSTPIDVIKDKLAFSYIDENANLLSKAFVQTRFDFAGKILNGQQQLSDRWKRMADNTDSYLGELLGQLWVEQYFTPEAKERMQTLVKNLQKAYRNRIEKLDWMSPETKQTALVKFDKIINKIGYPDKWEDYSDVTIKREDFFGNVQQARRHSWNKNLKKVEKEVDKTEWQMTPPTVNAYANPTFNEIVFPAGILQFPFFDKDADDAINYGGIGMVIGHELTHLFDDQGRQYDANGNLRDWWKKEDAAKFDKKANEIVEQYNKYTVLNSMNLNGRLTLGENLADLGGLAISYDAFKLTEQGKSDEKIDGFTPDQRFFLGFAQVWRVKIRDEAQRVRVQVDPHSPAKFRVNGPLTNFAPFYKAFNVKSGQRLYKPEVSQTVVW, from the coding sequence ATGCAGAAAACCCAATGGCTTCTGGCCGCCGGACTGCTTACGCTCAGTCTCGCCGCATGTCAGGATAAAAAAGAGCCAACCCGGACTACCTTCTTCGACAAATCGGGCATGGATACTACCGTGGCGCCGGGCGACGATTTCTTCACCTACGCCAACGGTGGCTGGGTCAAAAACACGCCGATTCCCGGTGATCAGTCGGGCTGGGGCTCGTTCTACCAGCTTTACGAGGAAAATCAGAAAAAAACCAAAAGCATTCTCGAAAAAGCCGCCGCCGACAAAGCCGAAGCCGGCAGCGTGGCCCAGAAAGTCGGCGACTTTTACGCCAGCGGGATGGACACCCTCACCATCGAAAAACTGGGTTATCAGCCGCTGAAGCCGGAACTCGCCAAAATTGCGGCGCTCAGAGATTATCGCCAGGTGCTCAACTACCTGGCCGCCAGCGAAACCAACCGGGGCGGGGCGCTTTTCGGCATGTATATCGGGCCCGACGACCGCCGCAGTTCGCTCAACCGGATCAACTTCACGCAGGCCGGCCTGAGCCTGCCCGAGCGGGATTATTACTTCAAAAATGACGAGGAAACGAAAAAAGTCCGGACGGCTTTCGTTGCCTACATCACCAAACTCTTCACGCTGACGGGCGTCGATTCGGTCACGGCCCGCAAAAAAGCAGATGGTATTCTGGCCTTCGAAACGGCGCTGGCGCAGTCTCACAAGCCCGCCGCCGACCTGCGCGACCCGATTCAGAACTACAACAAATTCACCGTCGCCGACCTCAACAAACAGACGCCGAACATCGACTGGAAGACCTTTCTGAACACGATGACCGTCGGGACGGATACCGTGCTGGTGGCGCAGCCCGCTTATTATCAGGCCCTCAGCCGCCTGCTGACCAGCACGCCGATCGACGTCATCAAGGATAAACTCGCTTTCAGCTACATCGACGAAAACGCCAATCTGCTCAGCAAGGCTTTCGTGCAGACCCGGTTCGATTTTGCCGGTAAAATCCTGAACGGTCAGCAGCAGCTCAGCGACCGCTGGAAACGCATGGCCGACAACACCGATTCGTATCTGGGCGAACTGCTCGGACAGCTCTGGGTAGAGCAGTATTTTACCCCCGAAGCAAAAGAACGGATGCAGACGCTGGTGAAAAATCTGCAGAAAGCGTACCGCAACCGGATTGAAAAGCTGGACTGGATGTCGCCCGAAACGAAGCAGACGGCGCTGGTGAAGTTCGACAAGATCATCAATAAAATCGGCTACCCGGACAAGTGGGAAGACTACTCGGACGTGACCATCAAACGGGAGGACTTTTTCGGCAACGTGCAGCAGGCGCGCCGCCACAGCTGGAACAAAAACCTGAAAAAAGTAGAAAAAGAGGTCGATAAAACGGAATGGCAGATGACCCCGCCGACCGTGAACGCCTACGCCAACCCGACGTTCAACGAGATCGTTTTCCCGGCGGGCATTCTCCAGTTTCCGTTCTTTGACAAGGACGCCGATGACGCCATCAACTACGGCGGTATCGGTATGGTTATCGGCCACGAGCTGACGCACCTGTTCGACGACCAGGGTCGGCAGTACGACGCCAACGGCAACCTCCGCGACTGGTGGAAAAAGGAAGACGCCGCCAAGTTCGACAAGAAAGCAAACGAGATTGTCGAGCAGTACAACAAGTACACCGTTCTGAACAGCATGAACCTGAACGGCCGCCTCACGCTGGGCGAAAACCTGGCCGATCTGGGCGGACTGGCCATCTCCTACGACGCCTTTAAGCTGACGGAGCAGGGGAAAAGTGACGAAAAAATCGACGGGTTCACGCCAGACCAGCGGTTCTTCCTCGGCTTTGCGCAGGTCTGGCGCGTAAAAATCCGGGACGAGGCCCAGCGCGTACGCGTCCAGGTCGATCCGCACTCCCCGGCCAAATTCCGGGTCAACGGCCCGCTGACCAACTTCGCCCCGTTCTACAAAGCCTTCAACGTCAAATCCGGCCAGCGCCTGTACAAGCCGGAAGTAAGCCAGACGGTGGTGTGGTAG
- a CDS encoding glutathionylspermidine synthase family protein, with protein sequence MIHLKNLPTSPDQQLRNIGWDWMLGTDTLPYLTSQVVPVKAHEAEAYNEAANQLFNMFVEAGQHVIDRNLFRELEIPDNLVELIKLSWNDDRHIQLYGRFDFAGGLDGDPIKLIEFNADTATCIPETAVVQYAQLRANGLAEGLQYNALYESLIEQFRELKRQNSDLQPTLLLSAMRGFPEDDANVAVLGEAAREAGFTVDFEYIDQVEFSAEEGIFKHSLQTSRFEKFDFWFKLIPWEYIGYEEPDLTRMLTEMVRRRQVVILNPAYSLLFQSKYILKVLWDLYPYHPLLLKTDTRRLTDRPSVEKVLFGREGANVRILDEAGRAIQEVPGDYGDYTRIYQEYVEFPKDASGQYYQAGVFFAGEGCGLGFRRGGVVIDNGAQFVGHLIE encoded by the coding sequence ATGATTCACCTCAAAAACCTTCCTACCTCTCCCGACCAGCAGCTTCGGAACATCGGCTGGGACTGGATGCTGGGAACCGATACCTTACCCTACCTGACCAGCCAGGTCGTGCCGGTGAAGGCCCACGAAGCCGAAGCGTACAACGAGGCCGCCAACCAGCTTTTCAACATGTTTGTGGAAGCCGGGCAGCATGTTATCGACCGCAACCTGTTTCGGGAACTGGAAATACCCGATAATCTGGTCGAACTGATCAAACTCTCCTGGAACGACGACCGCCATATCCAGCTTTACGGCCGCTTTGACTTTGCCGGTGGTCTGGATGGCGACCCCATCAAACTGATTGAATTCAACGCCGATACGGCCACCTGCATTCCGGAAACGGCGGTGGTGCAGTATGCCCAGCTGCGGGCCAATGGCCTGGCCGAAGGCTTGCAGTACAACGCCCTGTACGAGTCGCTGATCGAACAGTTTCGCGAATTGAAACGACAGAACAGCGACTTACAGCCTACGCTGCTGCTTTCGGCCATGCGGGGTTTTCCGGAAGACGACGCCAATGTGGCCGTTCTGGGCGAAGCCGCCCGCGAAGCCGGATTTACCGTCGATTTCGAATACATCGATCAGGTTGAATTTTCGGCGGAAGAGGGCATTTTCAAACATAGTCTGCAAACGAGCCGGTTCGAGAAATTCGACTTCTGGTTCAAGCTTATACCCTGGGAATACATCGGCTACGAAGAACCCGACCTGACCCGGATGCTGACCGAAATGGTGCGGCGGCGGCAGGTGGTCATTCTCAATCCGGCGTATTCGCTGCTGTTTCAGTCCAAATACATCCTGAAAGTGCTCTGGGACCTGTATCCCTACCACCCGCTGCTGCTCAAAACCGACACCCGTCGGCTCACCGACCGGCCCAGCGTGGAAAAAGTGCTCTTCGGCCGGGAAGGTGCCAACGTCCGTATCCTCGACGAAGCAGGCCGGGCCATCCAGGAAGTGCCGGGCGACTACGGCGACTACACCCGGATTTATCAGGAATACGTCGAGTTTCCGAAAGATGCGTCCGGTCAGTATTACCAGGCCGGGGTGTTTTTTGCCGGAGAAGGCTGCGGGCTGGGCTTCCGGCGCGGGGGCGTGGTCATCGATAACGGCGCGCAGTTTGTCGGACATCTTATCGAATAA
- a CDS encoding outer membrane beta-barrel protein has product MKRFVQAGSIIAAFVLVSATTQAQETTTDSTRRDSRVLSDTTRREIREAGQEVKEAAREVGRDVQRGAREAGDELGREARESGTEVRQTIDRINRNELGWFQRGAGFGGISLGFGPGDSGGSYLFFNPRLGYFVQRGLALGLKFGFENRINTSYRASLFGPFVRYYPIRNRFSLFAEGGLNFGRYRSSLVGPDDKRGFSSINLGLGFSYQLLPALGLELMYDHNYYDKTPEFAGRNRGPQIKLGLNFHLSSRSSRYGYNY; this is encoded by the coding sequence ATGAAACGATTTGTGCAAGCTGGAAGTATAATAGCGGCCTTCGTGTTGGTTTCGGCCACGACGCAGGCGCAGGAAACCACCACGGATTCAACCCGCCGCGATTCGCGCGTGCTGAGCGATACCACCCGGCGCGAAATCCGCGAAGCCGGGCAGGAGGTGAAGGAGGCCGCCCGGGAGGTGGGCCGCGATGTGCAGCGGGGAGCCCGCGAAGCCGGAGATGAACTTGGTCGGGAAGCCCGGGAAAGTGGCACGGAAGTCCGGCAAACCATCGACCGCATCAACCGGAACGAACTCGGCTGGTTCCAGCGCGGGGCCGGTTTTGGGGGCATCAGCCTCGGATTTGGTCCCGGCGACAGCGGCGGTTCCTACCTGTTTTTCAACCCGCGGCTGGGTTATTTTGTCCAGCGGGGACTGGCCCTTGGCCTGAAATTTGGCTTTGAAAACCGGATCAATACCAGTTACCGGGCCAGCCTTTTCGGACCTTTTGTCCGGTACTATCCGATCCGGAACCGCTTCTCTCTTTTTGCCGAAGGCGGCCTGAATTTCGGACGCTACCGGTCCAGCCTCGTCGGGCCGGACGACAAACGGGGTTTCAGCAGCATCAATCTGGGCCTGGGCTTCAGCTATCAGCTCCTGCCCGCGCTCGGCCTCGAACTGATGTACGACCACAATTACTACGACAAAACGCCCGAATTTGCCGGTCGCAACCGGGGCCCGCAAATCAAACTCGGCCTGAATTTTCACCTAAGCAGCCGGAGTTCGCGGTACGGATACAATTATTGA